ACCTGACCCCGCCCAATCGCTCTGCTACCAACCGGTACACGGCCAGGGAATGCGTGAGGATCGCAGGCTGGGCATTGTAGGTAGCCGTCAGCTCCTCCTCCGGGCCCTGCCAGGCGGTGCGCGAGAGCGTCACACCCAGCGCGTCGTCCGCTTCCCGGAAGACCTCTCGCGCTTCGGGGAACCGCGCAGCCAGGTCCCGCCCCATCCCCACGAACTGTGAGCCCTGGCCGGGGAACAGCAAGGCTACCAACGCAAGACCATGGCGGCCCAGGTGAAGCCCGCGCCGAACGCAACCAGCAGCACGTGGGAGCCCGGCCCCAGCCGCCCTTCCTCGAGAGCCTCGTCCAGCGCCACCGCCACGGTAGCGGAGCTCATGTTCCCGTAGCGGTCCACATTCACATACACCTTCTCCATGGGAATATTGACGTAGCGGGCGGTCGCCTCGATGATGCGCAGGTTGGCCTGGTGCGGGATCAGCAAATCAATATCCTCGGCCGTCAGCCCGGCGCGCAGCAGCGCCTGGTCCGCCGCCTCCGCCATCGAGCGCACGGCCGCCTTGAAGACCTCGCGCCCGGCCATCCTGAGGAGGTGCGCCTTCTCGTCCAGGAGCGCGACGTTCAGGGGCAGCCTGGTCCCGCCCGCCGGCCGCCACAGCAGCTCGGCCAGCGTGCCGTCCGAGCGCAGAAAGCTGGAAACGATGCCCCGGCCGTTCGAACTGCGCCGGAGCACGGCGGCTGCCGCGCCATCGCCGAAGAGCACGCAAGTGGCCCGGTCACACCAGTCCACAATGGAGCTCATCTTCTCCGTCGAGACGACCAGCGCGATCTCGCCGCGCCGGGCCGCGAGCTGGCCCTCGGCCACCGAAAGCGCGTAGATGAAACCCGAGCACGCGGCCGAAACGTCGAATGCCGCTGCATTGCTGGCGCCCAGCAGCGCTTGCAGATCACAGGCCGTGGCGGGCAGCAGCCGATCCGGTGTGGCCGTGGCCACCACGATCACGTCCAGCTCGCCCGGCTCGACGCCCGCCCGCTTCATGGCCAGCTTGGCGGCCTCGGCGCCCATTTCCGCGCACCCGACCTCGGGTGCGGCGATCCTGCGCTCCCGAATGCCGGTGCGTTCCCGGATCCACGCGTCCGAAGTGTCCACCATTTGCTCGAGCTCGACGTTAGTGAGCACCCGATCGGGCAGATAGCGCCCGGTGGCGACCACTTCGACCAGCGGCGTCGGCTTTCTCACGCGCCCTCCAGGAAGCGTTGCCCTGTTGCCCCACGCGCCCGCGGCGCGTCGCCACCCCGCCCCGAAACCCCCGCCATCGCGGTGCGGATGTCCCCCACCATATCCGTCTCCACGGCCTGCACCGCCACCCGGATGGCGTTCCGAATCGCGCGCGGCGGCGAGCCGCCGTGGCAGATGATCGAGATGCCGTTCACTCCCAGGAGCGGCGCACCGCCGTACTCGGTGTAGTCCAGAACCTGGAACACCTTCTCCAGGTGCAGATCGGCATGCGCCTGAGCCAGCTCACGGGTCAACAGGCCATACACGAAGCCAGCGACGGACTCGTAGAACTTGAGCAACACGTTGCCCACGAACCCATCCGCCACCAGCACATCGCACGCGCCCTCGATGACGTCACGCCCCTCCACATTGCCCATGAAGTAGAGCCCACTGTCGCGCAGCAGCCGGTGCGCCTCGACGGCCAGCTCGTTCCCCTTCTCCGGCTCCTCCCCAATATTGAGCAGCCCCACTCGCGGCTGCAGCCGACCCAGCACATCCTGGGCGTAGACCACACCCAGATGCGCGAATTGCAGCAGATGGTACGGCTTGCTGTCCACATTGGCACCCGCATCCACCAGGATGACGGGTTCACCCGCCGTGGGTAGCATGGTGGCAATGGCCGGGCGGTCCACACCCGCCACGGGGCGGAGCACGAACAGCGACGCCGCCATGACCGCGCCCGTCGAGCCGGCGCTCACAAAGGCCTGCGCCTTGCCCTCCCGCTGCAGCGCCAGCCCCACCACAATCGAGGAATGCGCCTTGCGCCGCACGGCCGTGGCCGGCGCCTCGCCCGGGGCAATGCGTTCGGGTGCATCCACCACCTCGATGCCACTGAGCGACGAGGCGCCCGCCCGACTCAGCTCGGCCTCGATCCGCGCACCATCGCCCACCAGGACGATCCGGAAATCGCCCGGCAGCTCCCGCACCGCGTCCATCGCCCCCTGCACCTCCACCGCAGGATGGCGGTCGGTGCCCATGGCGTCCAGCACAATGCGCACGCCCTGCCCCCTCTTATTCCTGCTCGACCTCTAGGACCTGGACGTCACGGTACGTGCCGCACGTGGGGCAC
The genomic region above belongs to Gemmatimonadota bacterium and contains:
- a CDS encoding ACP S-malonyltransferase; this encodes MLFPGQGSQFVGMGRDLAARFPEAREVFREADDALGVTLSRTAWQGPEEELTATYNAQPAILTHSLAVYRLVAERLGGVR
- a CDS encoding ketoacyl-ACP synthase III, encoding MVEVVATGRYLPDRVLTNVELEQMVDTSDAWIRERTGIRERRIAAPEVGCAEMGAEAAKLAMKRAGVEPGELDVIVVATATPDRLLPATACDLQALLGASNAAAFDVSAACSGFIYALSVAEGQLAARRGEIALVVSTEKMSSIVDWCDRATCVLFGDGAAAAVLRRSSNGRGIVSSFLRSDGTLAELLWRPAGGTRLPLNVALLDEKAHLLRMAGREVFKAAVRSMAEAADQALLRAGLTAEDIDLLIPHQANLRIIEATARYVNIPMEKVYVNVDRYGNMSSATVAVALDEALEEGRLGPGSHVLLVAFGAGFTWAAMVLRW
- the plsX gene encoding phosphate acyltransferase PlsX codes for the protein MRIVLDAMGTDRHPAVEVQGAMDAVRELPGDFRIVLVGDGARIEAELSRAGASSLSGIEVVDAPERIAPGEAPATAVRRKAHSSIVVGLALQREGKAQAFVSAGSTGAVMAASLFVLRPVAGVDRPAIATMLPTAGEPVILVDAGANVDSKPYHLLQFAHLGVVYAQDVLGRLQPRVGLLNIGEEPEKGNELAVEAHRLLRDSGLYFMGNVEGRDVIEGACDVLVADGFVGNVLLKFYESVAGFVYGLLTRELAQAHADLHLEKVFQVLDYTEYGGAPLLGVNGISIICHGGSPPRAIRNAIRVAVQAVETDMVGDIRTAMAGVSGRGGDAPRARGATGQRFLEGA